The following proteins are co-located in the Pseudanabaena sp. BC1403 genome:
- a CDS encoding ABC transporter permease, translated as MAMIQSVLPNQDLQAFVLFLLILSSILIFWEVGAVKGWFSPLMPSASQTLTDFWAWVSNPFYVKGTNDRGIGWHLITSLRRVAIGFTVGAAIAIPSGVLIGLFPVVSKAVDPFIQILKPVSPLAWLPIGLGLIKDSESTAIFVIAITSLWPTLINTKFGVSNVDPTYIDVTRTLGASPWRTITKVILPAAAPSIVSGMRISAGIAWLVIVAAEILIGGTGVGYFVWNEWNNLSITSIITAILLIGAIGLVIDRLFGLLQHWVSFGREV; from the coding sequence ATGGCAATGATTCAGAGCGTATTGCCTAATCAAGACTTGCAAGCATTTGTTTTATTCCTATTGATCCTTAGCTCGATATTGATTTTTTGGGAAGTAGGTGCAGTTAAAGGCTGGTTTTCTCCCCTGATGCCCTCCGCTTCACAAACTTTAACCGATTTTTGGGCATGGGTTTCTAACCCTTTTTATGTAAAGGGAACGAACGATCGCGGCATTGGTTGGCACTTGATTACCAGCTTACGTCGGGTTGCGATTGGCTTTACCGTGGGCGCAGCGATCGCCATTCCTTCAGGTGTTCTGATTGGACTATTTCCTGTGGTTTCCAAGGCTGTCGATCCATTTATCCAAATCCTTAAACCAGTTTCACCTCTAGCTTGGTTGCCCATTGGTTTGGGACTAATCAAGGATTCAGAAAGCACTGCTATTTTTGTAATCGCAATTACCAGTCTCTGGCCGACTCTGATTAATACCAAATTCGGTGTAAGTAATGTTGACCCAACCTACATCGATGTGACCCGTACCCTTGGCGCTTCACCTTGGCGCACAATTACGAAGGTGATTTTACCTGCGGCGGCTCCGAGTATTGTGTCAGGTATGCGAATTAGTGCAGGGATTGCATGGCTGGTAATCGTGGCTGCGGAAATTCTGATCGGTGGTACGGGCGTGGGTTACTTCGTTTGGAATGAATGGAATAACTTGAGTATTACTAGCATTATTACAGCTATTCTTTTAATCGGCGCGATCGGTTTAGTCATCGATCGCCTATTTGGATTGCTGCAACATTGGGTTTCATTTGGGAGAGAAGTATGA
- a CDS encoding CmpA/NrtA family ABC transporter substrate-binding protein, whose product MEGMPTDPVELVNDLMRMGHYSDRAQLMAQSWETNAMKADLWQLLEQGSLSHASESQKRICYDLIKMAGGVEEAFNAAFGPQAQEFFTDTLQSSTFRRREFLIKVAAAAAVVTLTGCPSAPPPETPSKATTNTPNTPPAGVEKTNLKVGFLPITCATPIIMSEPLGFYTKYGLKVELVKMPSWAAIRDSAIAGELDAYHMLSPMPISMSLGLGSTAFPIKLASIENINGQAISVANQHLGKVKEAKDFKGFTIGVPFAFSMHNLLLRYYLAAGGLNPDKDVQIQVIPPPDAIAKMTAGQLDAFLLPDNVVQRSVFNKIGFIHLLTKDIWAGHPCCAFAASQKWIDTNPNTFRAINKAIIDGAGYANDPKHREEIAKAIAGKNYLNQPEPVLKAVLTGKFEDGQGNTLDVPDRIGFDPYPWKSFAKWISSQFVRWDLMPKDKADYKTIAQDIYQTDLARELAKELGQTPPTETERTEKLKYDSFDPAKPEAYIEEQIKQFKV is encoded by the coding sequence ATGGAAGGAATGCCGACAGATCCTGTGGAATTGGTGAATGACCTGATGCGGATGGGTCACTACTCCGATCGCGCTCAATTGATGGCGCAGTCATGGGAAACCAACGCCATGAAAGCAGACCTATGGCAACTTTTAGAACAGGGTTCATTATCCCATGCTTCTGAGAGTCAAAAGCGGATTTGCTATGACCTGATCAAGATGGCTGGCGGTGTCGAAGAAGCTTTTAATGCAGCCTTTGGTCCCCAAGCACAGGAATTCTTTACCGATACATTGCAATCTAGCACCTTCCGTCGGCGCGAATTTCTAATTAAAGTAGCCGCCGCCGCCGCCGTGGTAACGCTTACAGGATGTCCTTCTGCGCCTCCTCCTGAGACTCCCTCTAAGGCAACTACCAATACCCCAAACACCCCACCTGCGGGAGTGGAGAAAACTAATTTAAAAGTTGGTTTCTTACCGATTACTTGCGCCACCCCGATTATCATGTCGGAACCATTGGGCTTTTATACTAAGTATGGTCTGAAGGTTGAACTAGTGAAGATGCCTAGCTGGGCGGCAATTCGTGACTCCGCGATCGCAGGTGAATTGGATGCCTATCACATGCTTTCACCTATGCCGATTTCCATGTCTTTAGGGCTAGGTTCCACCGCATTTCCTATAAAGCTTGCTAGTATTGAAAATATTAATGGTCAGGCAATCTCAGTTGCCAATCAGCATTTGGGCAAAGTCAAAGAAGCCAAAGACTTTAAAGGATTTACTATTGGCGTTCCTTTTGCCTTCTCCATGCACAATTTGTTGTTGCGCTATTACTTAGCGGCTGGTGGACTAAATCCTGATAAGGATGTACAGATTCAAGTGATTCCACCACCTGATGCGATCGCGAAGATGACAGCAGGACAGCTTGATGCGTTCCTACTACCCGATAACGTAGTCCAACGTTCTGTCTTTAATAAGATTGGCTTTATCCATTTGCTCACCAAAGATATTTGGGCTGGACATCCCTGCTGTGCTTTTGCTGCTAGCCAAAAATGGATTGATACCAATCCGAATACTTTCCGCGCAATTAATAAAGCGATTATTGATGGTGCTGGCTATGCCAATGATCCTAAACATCGTGAAGAAATCGCCAAGGCGATCGCAGGTAAAAACTATCTCAACCAACCTGAACCAGTCTTAAAAGCAGTATTAACTGGCAAATTTGAGGATGGTCAGGGCAATACCTTAGATGTTCCTGATCGCATTGGTTTTGATCCCTATCCTTGGAAGAGTTTCGCAAAATGGATTTCTTCTCAGTTTGTGCGTTGGGACTTAATGCCAAAAGATAAGGCTGATTACAAAACTATCGCACAAGATATCTATCAAACCGATCTTGCCCGTGAGTTAGCGAAGGAATTAGGTCAAACTCCGCCAACGGAAACTGAACGTACTGAGAAATTGAAGTATGACTCCTTCGATCCTGCTAAGCCTGAAGCCTATATCGAAGAACAGATTAAGCAGTTTAAGGTCTAG
- a CDS encoding acyl-CoA dehydrogenase family protein has protein sequence MQVSDTIIKQPQAKLLTDAALMQSLKEAIAQKLAPDVTNIDLKGIYPEEFLRDIGSLGAYGQGVSTEYGGTGRGVLPALKAIEIVSETCLSTGFMTWCHNACSWYLQNTDNLFLREQILPQVATGKLLSGTGLSNPMKHFAGIEKIKIIATPCEGGYILNGTLPWVSNIGDQHLFGISAQIEGTDNYLMAIAQGGMQGLELKQDVHFIALEGTNTFRCLFRNAFISHDWVLAAPCDRYVEYIKAGFILMQVGMGLGLTQNCIDLMRRIDRTKQHVNQYLDDRPDEMEDELETLRLKSYRLAEAIGHGREIVSKEILREVIESRATASELSLRASQSLMLHAGAIGYVHGSVYDRRLRESYFVAMVTPALKHLRKVLASMS, from the coding sequence ATGCAGGTTAGTGACACCATAATCAAGCAACCTCAAGCAAAACTGCTCACTGACGCAGCATTAATGCAGAGTTTAAAAGAGGCGATCGCTCAAAAATTAGCACCTGATGTTACTAACATTGATCTAAAAGGGATTTATCCAGAAGAATTTTTGCGCGATATTGGTAGTCTGGGTGCATATGGTCAAGGTGTTAGTACGGAATATGGTGGCACGGGGCGTGGCGTATTACCTGCATTAAAGGCGATCGAAATAGTTTCGGAAACTTGCCTCAGTACTGGGTTTATGACTTGGTGTCACAATGCTTGCTCTTGGTATCTGCAAAATACTGACAATCTTTTTCTAAGAGAACAAATCTTACCGCAAGTTGCAACGGGCAAGCTTTTGTCAGGCACGGGTTTATCGAATCCGATGAAACACTTTGCAGGCATTGAGAAGATTAAAATCATTGCTACGCCTTGCGAAGGTGGTTATATTCTCAATGGCACATTGCCTTGGGTTTCTAATATAGGCGATCAGCATTTATTTGGGATATCGGCTCAAATAGAAGGAACTGATAACTATCTGATGGCGATCGCACAGGGTGGAATGCAAGGGCTAGAACTAAAGCAAGATGTGCATTTTATCGCTCTTGAAGGAACGAATACCTTTAGATGTCTGTTTCGTAATGCTTTTATCAGTCATGATTGGGTGTTAGCGGCTCCATGCGATCGCTATGTGGAATATATCAAAGCAGGGTTTATTTTAATGCAGGTGGGGATGGGCTTAGGTTTGACCCAAAACTGTATTGATTTAATGCGAAGGATTGATAGAACTAAGCAACATGTCAATCAATACCTCGATGATCGTCCCGATGAAATGGAAGATGAACTCGAAACTCTGCGCTTGAAATCCTATCGTTTAGCCGAAGCGATCGGGCATGGTCGAGAAATCGTTAGCAAGGAAATTTTGCGGGAAGTGATTGAATCGAGAGCAACTGCTTCAGAGCTATCACTTCGAGCTTCGCAATCTTTAATGCTCCATGCAGGTGCGATCGGCTATGTGCATGGCAGTGTGTACGATCGCCGTTTACGCGAATCATATTTCGTTGCCATGGTAACACCTGCGCTCAAACATTTACGCAAAGTATTAGCAAGTATGTCTTAG
- a CDS encoding suppressor of fused domain protein: MPSNQNKMIAKLMHSAFGDKPNARVVEYLDDDESLRIPILICPDSPLENFTTCATIGLSDYPMYQNNREFPSRLEIISVGNTGLEWFPNVVSTAAFYIMQNRWLCHPGGTLLNVLNDYALNLDLIHLYFTSPFLWQEELKTLQIETKMVSWLLAIPITDAEYKYIKDYGDEKFEDLLEKSEIDVFDMNRHSAI, encoded by the coding sequence ATGCCTAGTAATCAAAATAAAATGATTGCAAAACTAATGCATAGTGCATTTGGCGATAAACCAAATGCTAGAGTAGTAGAGTATCTAGATGATGATGAGTCTCTTCGGATTCCTATACTTATTTGTCCAGATAGTCCTTTGGAAAACTTCACGACATGCGCAACTATTGGGCTTTCAGACTATCCAATGTATCAAAACAACCGTGAGTTTCCAAGCCGTTTGGAGATTATCAGTGTTGGTAATACAGGTCTTGAATGGTTCCCAAATGTTGTTTCTACTGCCGCGTTTTATATTATGCAAAATAGATGGCTATGTCATCCTGGGGGAACGCTCTTAAATGTTTTAAATGATTATGCATTGAACTTAGATCTAATTCATCTTTATTTTACATCTCCATTTCTATGGCAAGAAGAGTTGAAAACTTTACAGATTGAGACCAAAATGGTCTCTTGGCTACTAGCAATTCCAATTACCGATGCTGAATATAAATATATAAAGGATTATGGGGATGAAAAATTTGAGGATTTGTTAGAAAAAAGTGAAATTGATGTTTTTGACATGAATAGACATTCAGCAATCTAA
- a CDS encoding phosphomannomutase/phosphoglucomutase has product MQDFNWKKLQNGSDIRGVAIAGVPNEDLNLTPEVVKILGKAFTSWLSQKLDKPKSDLLISIGRDSRLSGAELTQAVIAGINMLGSQVYDFEIASTPAMFMSTITDGFNCDGAIMLTASHLPFNRNGLKFFTAQGGLEKKDITDILTLAEKNEFEISSSQGNITKHDFISVYAYQFVTKIREAVNHPEHYEQPLKGLKIIVDAGNGAGGFYADKVLQPLGADIAGSQFLDPDGNFPNHVPNPEDKVAMASICEAVVKHQADFGIIFDTDVDRSAAVDQFGKELNRNRLIAIISAIILQEHPQSTIVTDSITSDGLTKFIEQDLQGVHHRFKRGYKNVINESIRLNQSGQESWLAIETSGHGAMKENYFLDDGAYLVSKLLIELAKSKLAGKSLTDLIANLQEPVESEEFRIKMGVEDFKALGDRVITDLHAFAATQADWKIVPNNYEGIRVSCASPDENGWFLLRLSLHDPVMPLNIESNVQGGVAKIAQRLIAFFRPIESLDISTFL; this is encoded by the coding sequence ATGCAAGATTTTAATTGGAAGAAGCTCCAGAATGGTTCCGATATTCGGGGTGTAGCGATCGCAGGTGTACCCAACGAAGATTTAAACTTGACACCTGAAGTTGTCAAAATTTTAGGTAAAGCCTTTACTAGCTGGCTATCTCAGAAATTAGATAAACCCAAATCAGATCTGCTAATCTCTATTGGGCGTGATAGTCGGCTCTCTGGCGCAGAATTAACCCAAGCTGTAATCGCAGGAATTAATATGTTAGGCAGTCAGGTTTATGACTTTGAGATCGCCTCTACGCCTGCAATGTTTATGAGCACAATTACCGATGGCTTTAATTGCGATGGCGCAATTATGCTTACAGCTAGTCATTTACCCTTCAATCGCAATGGTTTAAAGTTTTTCACAGCACAAGGTGGTTTAGAGAAAAAAGATATTACGGATATTCTCACACTTGCGGAAAAGAATGAATTTGAAATTTCATCTTCTCAAGGTAACATCACCAAGCATGATTTTATTTCCGTTTATGCTTATCAATTTGTTACCAAAATCCGCGAAGCTGTCAATCATCCTGAACACTATGAGCAACCTTTAAAAGGATTGAAAATAATTGTTGATGCTGGGAATGGTGCAGGTGGATTTTATGCCGACAAGGTTTTGCAGCCCTTGGGTGCAGATATTGCGGGTAGTCAGTTTCTCGATCCCGATGGCAATTTCCCCAATCATGTTCCCAATCCCGAAGATAAGGTTGCTATGGCTTCTATTTGTGAAGCAGTAGTCAAACATCAAGCTGATTTTGGGATTATTTTTGATACCGATGTCGATCGCAGTGCGGCTGTCGATCAATTTGGTAAGGAGCTTAATCGTAATCGCTTGATTGCCATAATTTCCGCGATCATTTTACAGGAGCACCCTCAATCAACAATTGTTACAGATTCCATCACTTCCGATGGCTTAACTAAGTTTATAGAGCAAGATTTACAGGGTGTGCATCATCGGTTTAAGCGTGGTTACAAAAATGTAATTAATGAGTCCATACGCTTAAACCAATCAGGGCAGGAGTCATGGTTAGCGATCGAGACTTCAGGGCATGGCGCAATGAAAGAAAATTATTTTCTTGATGATGGTGCATATTTAGTCAGTAAGCTGTTAATTGAGCTAGCCAAGTCGAAACTGGCTGGTAAATCTCTCACTGATTTGATTGCTAATTTACAAGAGCCTGTTGAGAGCGAAGAGTTTCGGATCAAGATGGGTGTGGAAGATTTTAAAGCATTAGGCGATCGCGTAATTACAGATTTACATGCTTTTGCCGCCACTCAAGCAGACTGGAAAATCGTTCCTAATAACTATGAAGGCATCCGTGTTTCCTGTGCTTCCCCAGATGAAAATGGTTGGTTTTTATTGCGGCTTTCCCTCCACGATCCTGTCATGCCTCTAAATATTGAGTCAAATGTCCAAGGTGGAGTTGCGAAAATCGCTCAAAGATTAATTGCGTTTTTTCGTCCTATTGAGTCCCTTGACATCTCAACATTTTTATAA
- a CDS encoding TetR/AcrR family transcriptional regulator — MANLKRTREDILTSAIDLVHRQGLQSTGLKELFAATQASSGSFYNYFQSKDEFAHALIDFQWHKIRENAFLSASQVTDDPIQRLILTIDKIEAKHLSEINCAGCLLGNLIVDLAEYNETFRKHLQQVFDEWQALFAQMLRDGKEQLSDRIDPNLLAEQILTMLEGVLLIARLYDQPERLRRGFTSIRQLIKDALV; from the coding sequence ATGGCAAATCTCAAACGTACACGCGAAGATATTCTCACCTCAGCGATCGATCTTGTCCATCGTCAGGGTTTGCAATCGACTGGCTTAAAGGAGTTGTTTGCTGCTACTCAGGCTTCATCGGGCAGTTTCTATAACTACTTCCAATCAAAGGATGAATTTGCCCATGCGCTGATTGATTTCCAGTGGCACAAAATCAGAGAAAATGCCTTTCTGTCAGCTTCTCAAGTTACCGATGATCCGATTCAGCGACTCATACTGACAATTGATAAAATCGAAGCAAAACATCTCTCTGAAATTAACTGTGCAGGATGTTTATTGGGGAACTTAATTGTCGATTTAGCCGAATATAACGAAACCTTTCGGAAGCATCTCCAACAGGTTTTTGATGAATGGCAAGCCTTATTTGCTCAAATGTTGCGGGATGGAAAAGAGCAATTAAGCGATCGCATTGATCCCAATTTATTAGCTGAGCAGATTTTGACTATGCTAGAGGGAGTTCTTTTAATTGCTAGACTCTACGATCAGCCCGAACGTCTTAGACGGGGTTTTACTAGTATTCGACAGTTAATTAAAGATGCTCTTGTCTAA
- a CDS encoding HNH/ENDO VII family nuclease encodes MDPSEPWDMGHMNGYEFRKHRASAKDRGISREEFLDEHNNPAHYRPERPSYNQSHQGEDLTDTYLGP; translated from the coding sequence ATGGATCCCAGTGAACCTTGGGACATGGGACATATGAATGGATATGAGTTCAGAAAACATAGAGCTAGTGCTAAAGACAGAGGTATTAGCAGAGAAGAATTTTTGGATGAACACAATAATCCAGCTCACTATCGACCTGAGAGACCTAGCTATAACCAAAGTCATCAGGGTGAAGATTTAACTGACACATATTTAGGACCATAG
- a CDS encoding ABC transporter ATP-binding protein, protein MIVSSMEKASANMATQQAQISICDVSMVYRGRSGLINKLTRRTSKDYVALANINFDIAPNTFVSIIGPSGCGKSTLLNLIAGLTSPSSGAILINGEEVYAPGPDRGVVFQNYALMPWLTVAENLHFAIETVYPTMSLADRKSRVYEYIELVGLKGAEKKHPHELSGGMKQRVGIARALAIDPQILLMDEPFGALDALTRGFLQDEVARIWEQKRKTVVMITHSIEEALLLSDKIVMMKRGPAAGIDEILNVPFPRPRSRENLDQQSGYHDLKAEMEEHLMRETRAVEAARI, encoded by the coding sequence ATGATCGTGTCTTCTATGGAAAAAGCATCTGCAAATATGGCAACTCAGCAAGCACAGATTTCCATCTGCGATGTTTCAATGGTTTATCGTGGCAGAAGTGGCTTGATCAATAAGCTCACTCGCCGTACTTCTAAGGATTATGTCGCTTTAGCAAATATTAATTTTGACATTGCGCCCAATACCTTTGTCTCGATTATTGGTCCCTCTGGTTGTGGTAAATCCACACTTCTCAATCTCATTGCAGGTTTAACTAGTCCCTCTAGTGGTGCGATTTTGATCAATGGTGAAGAAGTTTATGCTCCAGGTCCCGATCGCGGAGTAGTTTTTCAAAACTATGCATTGATGCCTTGGTTGACGGTTGCCGAGAACTTACACTTTGCGATCGAAACGGTTTATCCTACAATGTCGCTCGCCGATCGCAAAAGCCGTGTTTATGAATATATCGAACTAGTTGGCTTAAAGGGAGCCGAGAAAAAACATCCCCATGAGCTATCTGGTGGGATGAAACAAAGGGTGGGCATTGCTCGCGCCCTTGCGATCGATCCTCAAATTCTATTGATGGATGAACCCTTTGGCGCACTTGATGCGCTCACCCGTGGCTTCCTCCAAGATGAAGTTGCCCGTATTTGGGAACAGAAACGCAAAACTGTAGTAATGATTACCCATAGTATCGAGGAAGCTTTGCTGCTTTCCGATAAAATCGTGATGATGAAGCGAGGGCCTGCCGCAGGGATTGATGAAATCCTAAATGTGCCTTTTCCCCGTCCGCGATCGCGTGAAAATCTCGATCAACAATCGGGATATCATGATCTCAAAGCGGAAATGGAAGAACATCTCATGCGTGAAACTCGTGCGGTTGAAGCCGCAAGAATATAG
- a CDS encoding WecB/TagA/CpsF family glycosyltransferase, with product MTTQYLEKVILRQFAVLGMPVHIHENYRDWLVQRLQANQGAHVVTLNAEMTMQARKNSDLAKVIQRAELVVPDGAGIVLYLRSQGEKINRCPGIELSEQVVEIAAKKQWRIFLLGGAPNVVDNVVDIWQQKWADIAIAGTHHGYFDDVLEQQVCEQLQNSQSELILVGLGVPRQELWIQKYRHLSPNAVWIGVGGSFDIWAGTKTRAPEWFSKNHLEWLYRLYQEPWRWKRMLSLPHFVWCVTKDSLFKAKKI from the coding sequence ATGACTACGCAGTATTTGGAGAAAGTTATTTTGCGTCAGTTTGCTGTCCTTGGGATGCCCGTTCATATCCATGAAAACTATAGAGACTGGCTTGTACAGAGATTGCAAGCCAATCAAGGCGCTCATGTTGTGACGCTGAATGCAGAAATGACAATGCAGGCTCGTAAAAACTCTGATTTGGCTAAAGTCATTCAACGAGCTGAGTTAGTTGTGCCAGATGGAGCTGGTATTGTGCTGTACCTGCGATCGCAAGGTGAAAAAATTAATCGCTGTCCAGGAATTGAGCTATCTGAGCAAGTTGTAGAGATTGCAGCCAAGAAGCAATGGCGGATCTTTTTACTTGGTGGTGCTCCTAATGTTGTCGATAATGTTGTCGATATTTGGCAGCAAAAATGGGCTGATATTGCGATCGCGGGAACCCATCATGGTTATTTTGATGATGTGCTTGAGCAGCAAGTCTGTGAGCAGCTACAAAACTCTCAATCAGAGCTGATTCTTGTTGGGTTAGGTGTGCCGCGCCAAGAGCTGTGGATTCAGAAATATCGCCATCTTAGTCCCAATGCGGTGTGGATTGGGGTAGGCGGTAGTTTTGATATCTGGGCTGGCACAAAAACTCGCGCTCCTGAGTGGTTTAGCAAAAATCATCTAGAGTGGCTATATCGTCTCTACCAAGAGCCTTGGCGATGGAAGCGAATGCTCTCGCTTCCTCATTTTGTCTGGTGCGTCACCAAAGATTCTTTATTCAAAGCCAAGAAAATTTAG
- the cynS gene encoding cyanase produces the protein MTVEFPSFTQTLLAAKKAKGLTFVDLEKLLGQDEVWIASLFYGQNSASVEQATKLAEALGLGEDIITALSSYPSKGLGPVVPTDPLIYRFYEIMQVYGYPIKEIIHEKFGDGIMSAIDFTLDIDKVEDPKGDRVKVTMNGKFLPYKKW, from the coding sequence ATGACAGTTGAATTTCCATCTTTTACTCAAACTCTATTAGCCGCCAAAAAAGCCAAAGGCTTAACTTTTGTTGACCTCGAAAAGCTATTAGGTCAAGATGAAGTGTGGATTGCTTCTCTTTTTTATGGTCAAAATAGCGCCAGTGTGGAACAAGCCACGAAACTCGCTGAAGCATTAGGACTAGGTGAAGATATAATCACCGCTTTGAGTTCCTATCCTAGCAAAGGATTGGGACCAGTAGTACCCACCGATCCATTGATTTACCGATTCTATGAAATCATGCAGGTCTATGGCTATCCCATCAAGGAAATCATCCATGAGAAATTTGGTGATGGCATCATGAGTGCGATTGATTTCACCCTCGATATCGACAAAGTGGAAGATCCCAAAGGCGATCGCGTCAAAGTCACGATGAACGGCAAGTTCCTACCTTATAAAAAGTGGTAA
- a CDS encoding RHS repeat domain-containing protein, with product MLVTEVRICTETYAVKDANLHTTEYAYDNLGELTSVKLANQATTIYDYDNLGRLF from the coding sequence TTGCTTGTAACGGAGGTGCGCATCTGTACAGAAACTTACGCGGTTAAAGATGCAAATCTGCATACTACTGAATATGCCTACGATAATCTGGGTGAATTGACTTCGGTGAAGTTGGCGAATCAAGCGACTACTATTTACGACTATGACAATTTAGGTCGTCTCTTTTAA
- a CDS encoding VOC family protein: MQHHHTSIKTADIFEAIAFYEALGFEVTERFTAGITLACWMHGAGTNLELIQVPEPKKAPDAFGDEHYVGYYHLSFHVENLEAFLLELVNKLGKIKLLLPPREQTIGDRTYQVAFIADPDGLPIEIMAML; this comes from the coding sequence ATGCAACATCACCATACTTCGATTAAAACTGCGGATATTTTTGAGGCGATCGCCTTTTACGAAGCGTTAGGATTTGAGGTGACTGAGCGCTTTACCGCAGGAATTACACTGGCTTGTTGGATGCATGGAGCTGGGACTAATCTGGAACTAATACAAGTTCCTGAGCCAAAGAAGGCTCCTGATGCTTTTGGTGATGAGCATTATGTGGGTTACTATCACCTATCGTTTCATGTGGAGAATTTGGAAGCTTTTTTACTAGAACTTGTGAATAAATTAGGGAAGATCAAATTATTATTGCCGCCAAGAGAGCAAACTATAGGCGATCGTACCTATCAAGTTGCTTTTATCGCCGATCCTGATGGATTACCGATTGAGATAATGGCAATGCTTTAG
- a CDS encoding DUF3370 domain-containing protein produces the protein MLTAFLMSLLTPISPVLPAANLAHVPNSTSKVAQATNQRQIILERQEMRPLMGKLDDVPMFNSNSPEIVQTEGILLSAFPPEGMTHPKAHLNFPFQGRFDLFTHHISKAPPPVDLRTLYIGAIVYNPTDQPVTIDTLLGASYLSQPDAPFYDAPNYSLNNNGETYRGPGDRAMLDILRGRRQNIFPAQIVIPPKQSRMLMNIPIPVKELDPPLNGRSGLSRLRSNGKVYVATLALYARLNSDGTERAPNLEEWENILKNGELSKPRDVVPTPPDLTEGAFEYSRVAGVQLGSQWFGNLTDKDSNDLAIPKSGESYSYGLSLLQYGTMGTGQVQTAPLKVRYPDTAYSAHGNYGVQYNLTLPLHNPTNETKTVTLSFQNPIKYDKPVGGLQFFEPLPDDVFFRGSVRVRFRDDRGLAQSRYVHLMMRRGERGKSLVTLTMPPSDRRVVQFDFLYPADATPPQVLTVTTIP, from the coding sequence ATGTTGACAGCTTTTTTGATGTCGTTATTGACTCCTATTTCACCAGTCTTACCCGCAGCCAACTTGGCACATGTTCCTAATTCAACTAGCAAAGTTGCTCAAGCTACCAACCAACGCCAAATCATTTTAGAACGGCAAGAAATGCGTCCTCTGATGGGCAAACTTGACGACGTACCAATGTTTAATAGTAATAGTCCTGAAATTGTCCAAACAGAAGGAATTTTGCTGTCAGCTTTCCCACCTGAAGGCATGACTCATCCAAAGGCTCATTTAAACTTTCCCTTTCAAGGGCGATTCGATTTATTCACGCACCATATTTCTAAAGCACCACCACCAGTCGATTTGAGGACTTTGTATATTGGTGCGATCGTCTATAATCCAACCGATCAGCCAGTAACCATTGATACCTTGCTGGGAGCCAGCTATCTCAGCCAGCCCGACGCACCATTTTACGATGCGCCCAACTACAGCCTCAATAATAATGGCGAAACCTATCGCGGGCCTGGCGATCGCGCCATGCTCGATATTTTGCGTGGTCGCCGCCAGAATATTTTTCCTGCTCAAATTGTGATTCCGCCAAAGCAAAGTCGGATGTTGATGAATATCCCGATTCCTGTTAAAGAATTAGATCCGCCATTAAATGGGCGATCGGGGTTATCACGTTTACGTAGCAATGGCAAGGTTTATGTCGCAACTCTAGCGCTCTATGCTCGACTTAACTCTGATGGAACTGAACGCGCTCCCAATCTTGAAGAATGGGAAAATATCCTCAAGAATGGAGAACTCTCTAAACCGCGTGACGTTGTGCCGACACCGCCAGATTTAACGGAAGGAGCCTTTGAATATAGCCGTGTAGCTGGTGTTCAGCTTGGTTCACAATGGTTTGGAAATTTAACAGATAAAGATAGCAATGATCTAGCTATCCCTAAATCTGGTGAATCATATTCCTACGGCTTGAGTCTGTTGCAGTACGGCACTATGGGCACTGGTCAAGTCCAAACTGCGCCGTTGAAAGTGCGCTATCCTGACACAGCATATTCTGCTCACGGTAATTACGGCGTGCAGTATAACTTGACGTTACCTCTGCATAATCCAACTAACGAAACGAAAACGGTCACGCTCTCATTCCAAAACCCGATCAAATATGATAAACCTGTTGGGGGTTTACAGTTTTTTGAGCCATTACCTGATGATGTGTTTTTTCGAGGTTCGGTTCGGGTCAGATTTCGAGATGATAGAGGCTTGGCCCAATCGCGCTATGTACATTTGATGATGCGGCGTGGGGAACGTGGGAAGTCTTTGGTGACTTTGACGATGCCCCCAAGCGATCGCCGTGTCGTCCAGTTTGATTTCCTCTATCCTGCGGATGCTACGCCACCACAGGTTTTGACGGTAACGACTATACCATAA